AGTGGCGTTTATAAAGGTCAGCATATTAAAGCCAGCTATAAATATCAGGTGCCTGTTTTTGACTGGCCTGCGAAATTACAACTATCAGCTGGGTTTGACTGGCAAAGTGCTGAACTCGTTAATTATTATTATGGATTAAATAGTAAAGATAATGTCGAGCAAGCTTATTACTATCAGGGAAAGCAAGGTATTTCGCCTTTTGTGGGCGCGGTATTTAATTATCGGATAAACAAACAGTGGCAATTTAAACTCAGTGCCAAGCGGACTTTCTTATCGAGTGCAATTGTTGATAGTCCTTTGGTGCATGACAATCATCAAGATTATTTATTTATCGGGGGGCTTTATGAGTTTTAGGCGCCCATTTTTCTTTATAGTTGTCAGCTGTTTATATATATCTTATTCAAATGCGCAGACTTCTCCTGCGCAGATTAAACAGCATGCTTTCTCCCTCGTTATAAAACCTATTACCTGTGTTGTAAAAAGTTTAGGTGAAGAATGTCAAATGAGAGCAAATGTGATTTGGCAATCACCAGTTTCACAAAATATATGTTTATTTCAAGATAAACTGCAGCTGAAATGTTGGGCAAAGCAAAATCAAGTCTCGGAATTGATTGATGTGACACTCGATAAAACTATGGTATTCAGTCTGCGTGACTCAAAGCAGCGCACATTGGTTGAACAAACTATTAAAGTGCATGCATTGAGTAGTCGAAAGTACCGCAGAAAGTTAAAGTCTGATTGGAGTTTATTTTAATGTCAAAAGTCATTTTAGTTGAAGATGATGAGCGCTTAGCAACTTTGACAGCGCAATTTTTGAAAGGTAATGGGTTTGAGGTCGAAGTGATCAATGATGGTGCTGACGCCGTTGAGAAAATCATTGTGGTGCAACCTGATATAGTGATTTTGGATATTATGCTACCCAATCAGGATGGGTTTAGTATCTGCCGCGCGATCAAAAATGAGTATTTAGGACCGGTATTGTTTTTAAGTGCCAAGGATAGCGATTTTGATCAAGTAAAAGGGTTGGAGATTGGTGCCGACGATTATGTCATCAAACCTGTTGAACCATTTGTTTTATTAGCGCGTTTGAATGCCCTACTACGTCGTTGTCAAAATAAGCCTCAGAATCTAGATTCATTAACTTTAGGAAAGTTAAACATAGATAAAGCCGACCGACGAGTGTATTTAGACAGTAAAGAGATTGAATTAACGAGTTATGAATTTGATTTGTTATGGGCGCTAGCAAGTAATGCAGGTGAAACTCAAAGCAGAGAATTTATCTACAAACATGTTGTTGGTAGAGAATATGATGGACTGGATCGTAGTGTGGATGTGCGTATTTCACGTTTACGTAAGAAACTAGGAGATAATTTAGAGCAACCTTTTAGGCTCATCACAGTGTGGGGCAAAGGCTATTTATGCTCAAAATCTGCTTGGGATTAAAGCAACATGGTTCGTCTCTTAATTAGCCTTTACTTGGTGGTGATCACCAGTATTGTTGTAATCAATCAAGCCAGTGACTATGTTTGGCAAAATTGGGTAACACACGCGCCAGATGAACTTCGTCATGCCAAGCAGGTCGCTCATGTGATGCAGGCACACATTACAACGCCTGAACAGTTACAAGCGAGCTATCAAGGGTTAGATATTGATAGCATTGCATGGTTAGACGAGCAACGCACTCAATTATTAAATGGTGAAGTATTGACTACTTATAATGCACAGGGCCAAGCATTATTGAGTTTTTTACTTTTAGATAATTATACCCTAGTTCAACTTGGACCATTTTTACCTTCAGAACCAGCCTCAAATAAGCTATACCTTTTCAAATTCATTTCTTTCTTAGTGCTAGGACTATTATTGATTGTTTGGTTACGACCTTTGTGGCTAGATCTGATGCAGTTTAAACGTGTTACAGAGCAATTAGCGCAAGGTAACTTAAACGTTGAGCGTAAAACTTCTCGCTTTTCTGCCATTTCTGATCTCACCGAGCAATTTCATATCATGGCGCAAAAAGTTGCTAACTTGATGACTGATCAAAAGCAGCTCGTCAATGCTGTTTCTCATGAGCTTCGTACTCCGCTTGCGAGATTAAAATTTGCTTTGGCGATGTTACAAAGTACACAGCCTGAGCAAGTTTCAGGTATGCAACAAGATGTACAAGAGATGGAATCATTAATCGACGAAATGCTTAGTTACGCGCGTTTAGAAATCGCTGGAGAGCAGTTAAGTTGTGAAGAGTTTAATCTATCAGAGTTATTGCTGGCGCAACTTGATAAGCTACAAGGGCTCAGTGGTAAAGAAATTACCACGTCTATTTCATCAGGTGTGCTAGTCAATGCCAATGCGCACTACCTTGCCCGTGTACTACAAAATTTGCTGCAAAATGCTGATAAATATGGTTCTAACAGAATTGATGTATCTCTCATAGAGGTTGAGCAGCACATTTTTATTAAGATTGACGATGATGGGGAAGGGATAGCTGAAGACCAATATGAGACGGTATTTATGCCTTTTGTTCGATTAGAAAAGAGTCGTAATAAGCACCTTGGTGGTTATGGGCTTGGTTTGGCCATTGTGAAAAAAATTGTGAGTTGGCATAAAGGACAATGCGTGGTAGCGAAAAGTAAACTTGGCGGCGCGAGTTTTGAGATTACCTTGCCAAAATAAAATAGACGGGAAAAGATGTTTAAATTTAAAGATTTAGAAATGGTTTTGAAAACAACAAAGGCCTCAAGTAAGGCCTTTGTTGTTAGTACAAATTATTCAAATTCTAAAGTGATGTAATTTGTTACGAACGGATCAATGGTAATCGTACCTGTTGCATAGGATTTTCTGTCAACACCTCTGGTTTGCGCTTTAATGTAATACTTTCCCGCTGGCAGCGTAATATTTTCATTAAAAGTTGTATCAAATTTAGTTCTTGTATTAATTAACCAGCCTTCTGGTGAATACTCATATAAGTAAGCTTCGAATGCGACGTTACCAATGCGAGGGTGAAAAGAGCGCTCTACTGTGAGTCTTGTCTTTTCATTTGGGTTACGCTCAGATTTACTAATTGTTGTTTGACCATAATCTCTTGATGTTTTTTTGGCATCGAGTATGTAAATCTTTTCACGTTTTACCGAATAATTACCAGATTGATTAGGTGTGTTTGTTACAGGAGCTGATGGGCTTGTAGAACCAAGGATACCGTTTATTGCACCGTTAACGCCGTCTTTTACAGTTCGTTCAACAGTTGTTGTTGAACAGCCTGATAGTGCCGTAATAGCGGTGAATAATAACGCGAGTTGAGTTTTCATATTTCGTCCTAGTCGTTTTTGGCTTACCTTAAAGTTCAAAAGTACAGACTTTTGAATGCGTTATTATTAAACAATTTACCTGTTATCTGCAATAAATAATATCTAAAATGGGTGCAAGGACTGTTTTTATACCCATCCACTTAATTGAGACAGTTATTTTAAAGATAATAAAATTTGCCGATAAAATCGCTCACGCTTCCTACTAACGCTGAGATACCCACACTCATGTTGGTAAAGCGAAAATTTTGCTATTTAGTTGTTCTTTATTATCGCTCCTGCATAGCTCTATCTTCTGCATCTATGCAGTCGTAATTAAGAAATTTTTAACGAAGCTAGCGTTAGTTTTAGTGCCTCAAAATGATTGAGTATTGGTATTAGTCCCTAGAAAAGAGCAACTATTGTTGAAGATTTGTACTAATAATCAACTCGCTTGCGAAGCTGTTTTGTTTGACCTTTTTTGACTTTGCTATCGACGCGTTTTCGTTGTGAGCTGCGAGTAGGTTTTGTATCTCTTCGTGCCTTTTGAACTTTAATGGCATTTAAAATAAGGGCTTTTAAGCGCTCCAATGACTCCTCTTTATTCATTTCTTGGCTACGATGAGATTGCGCCTTTATGACGATAACCCCCTCTTTGGTGATCCTGGAGTCTTTTAACGCGAGCAGTCTTTCTTTGTAAAATTGTGGCAGTGATGAACGTTTAATATCGAACTTTAAATGAATGGCGGTTGATACTTTATTGACGTTTTGACCGCCTGCGCCTTGGGCGCGGATCGCGCTGAACTCTAATTGCCAAGCTGGAATTTCAACATTGTTTGATAAAGTTAACATATCACTACTCTTGGTATCTAATTAATATCGAGAGTTTAACATGCCAGCTGTAGATGTTTGCAGTTTTGAAGAAATGTTGGTTACAAGCAATTGTTTAAGATAAATCACGGCATCCTTGCCATGGCAAGTGCTTGGGAATTAATGGCCTAGCTGGTACTTATGCGCTAATTGTTGTTGTGAATATTGAAGTGCGCGTTTTGTTGCTTGTAATAAGTCTTTACCCTTGGCTTTTATCTGCATACTCGGCAAGCCCGGTAACAATAATTCGATACTGCATTGCTTCATGCTGATGGCTTGATCGTGATGTATGTCTTTTACATTGATAGTAATTTTACGGATGTTTTTACTGTACTTAGACAGTTTGCTATTCACTAGTCGTGAAATTTGCATTTTTGTCGCAGCATTTTGCAATTTATCTTGTAGCGTCAAAATCAGTTTCATCGTTTAAATTCCAATCAGTTTATAAAGTTTTATCGCGATATATTGCAGCGATGGAATTAATCTACTAATGTAATAGAAAAGAAAAAAGCTGATTAAATCTTACTTAGGGTTCGGTGAAATCGAATGATTACCAACATAAATTACAACCACCTTTATTACTTTTGGCAAGTAAGCCGCCATGGCAGCATCGCGGCAGCCAGTAAAGTGTTACATCTGACACCACAAACGGTCAGTGCGCAAATTACCAGTCTTGAACATAGACTCGGTAAACCATTATTTTTACGTGAAGGGCGAGGTTTACGACTAACTGAGTTTGGTCAAGTGACGAAACAATATGCTGACGATATGTTTGCCATTGCCGAAGAATGGCTTGAAACTACGCAGGGTGATATGAGTAATGTCTCTAAAACGCTCAGAGTAGGTATCTCCGATTCTTTACCAAAGTCCTTGGTATCTAAATGGCTAGCACCTCTGATTGAAAACGAACGTATTTCGAATTTACATTGTATTGACGGTCAGCAAGCTGAGCTATTGGCGCAAATGGCCACGCACAAGCTTGATCTAGTATTAGCTGATAAGCCATTAGATAGTAGTCTGCCGTTTAAAGCTTTTTGTCATGAGATAGGAAAGAGCCAACTGGGCTTTTTTGGTAAAGCCAGCTTACAAAGTAGTGTTCAAACTCAATTCCCTAACCTCTTAAGCGAGCTACCAGTGATTTTACCAGCTAAAACCAGCCCGGTGACAAACGCGATTAAATTTTGGTTAGAAGACCTAGAGCTAGAAGTATCTGTAGCGGGTCATGTTGATGACAGTGCATTAATGAAAGCACTTGGTGAGCAAGGTTTTGGCATCTTCCCTGCGCCATTGTCAATTAAGCAGGAAATCGAAAAAGCACTTGATGTGACTTATTTAGGTTCAATTGAAAATGTCTATCAGCATTATTATGCGTTTACACCTGATAGATTAATTAAAGATTCAATTTACTCGGAGTTTGTGAAAAACGCACAAAGCTGCTGATGTTATAAGCCTAAAATTAAAGAAATTAGGGGCTTTGTACTTTTGTGAGTACAATACGCCCCCATTTACTTTTTTGAGCCCATTATGCAGTCCTCAGCACTCTCATTTCTTGATTCTCATCTTGCTAGTATTTCTCCGTTACCTAATGAAGTGAGGCGCTTATTTCATGGTCGTGGAAAGGCGTTTGAGGGGCTTGAGCAATTGACTATTGACTGGCTTGATGGACAAATATTGATTTCAATTTTCAAAGAAGTGAATGAAGACTTCTTGTCAGTGCTAAAACAGCATATTGCGTCCTGGTTGCAGATAGATGCATGGAAAACGCAAGTAAAAAGTGTTTTGCTCCAGTATAGATTTAGGATGAATTCACCAATAGAAGTGATTTTTGGTGAGTTAACTGAGCGCCAGAATGTCGTTGAAAATAAATTAAAATTTCAGCTCGATTTAGGCCAAAAACAAAATAACGGGTTATTTTTAGATATGCGTTATGGCCGTAAATGGGTATTAGAAAACAGTCAAAATAAGCGTGTTTTAAATCTTTTTTCTTATACCTGTGGGTTTTCAGTTGCTGCTGTTGCTGGAGGGGCTCAAAGTGTTGTTAATCTTGATATGGCTAAAGCGGCACTATCAAAAGGTAGGGTGAATCATCAGTTAAATGAGCATGATTTAAGACAAGTCCGTTTTTTAGGGTATGACTTATTTAAATCTTGGGGGAAAGTCAAAAAGTTCGGCCCATATGACTTAATTATCATCGACCCACCGAGTTTTCAAAAAGGCAGTTTTGCACTGACCAAAGATTATAAAAAGATTTTACGCCGTTTACATGAGTTACTCAGCGAAGACGGGCAAGTGCTAGCTTGCGTGAATGACCCTGATCTCTCTTCTCAATTTTTAATTGACGAAATGGCGGAGCATGCACCTTCAATGCGTTATTTGCGTCGTTTAGAAAATCCACCTGAGTTCATTGATAGTGACCCAGAAGCCAGCCTAAAAAGTTTATTGTTTGTTTTTGATGGAAACCCAGGTGATGTTGAAGTCTTATCTTAAGCTTTAAATCAACTATAAATGGAGTGTAAAGGGGCTTTACACTCCATTTTAAAGTAATAGATCATGATTTTTCCAACTCAAACTTTTGATAGCAAATTGTTTGTGCTTAAAGTCTAAATCTGCTTTTCTTATTTTTATTCTAGAGATTTAGGCTGAATTGTACTTTTAAGATGAAAAAAATAACCTTATTTTGAGATTTAAATTGAATTAATCTAAATAAGGGAGGGTCAAAAAAGTCTGATAAACCGAAATTTTACCAACTCGAGACGTTGTATTTTTTCTTGAGATCAAAATTTTACTAACGTGGTTAACTTATTATTTGATTCACTAGGCCAGAGCTATATGATTGAGCTTTCTGATCTATATTAATTTTTAAGTTAAATAGTTGTTTATATCGGTTAAATTAACTTGTTCATTTTAATCTAGCAGGTATAGTTTATGGCTGCTTTTAGATATCAAATAGGATTTGGCGTATTATGCAATTAGTCGATTTAAACCCAGAAGATCCAAATGCAATCGAGTTATTTGCGGAGATCGATCGGCTGATGAATACACTTTACCCTATTGCCAGCGACCAATCTTTGGATTTGTCTGAACTTCGCCAACCTAATGTGCGCGCGATCGGGTTACAAAACGAAGATGGCATTGTTGCCTGTGGTGCCATTGTAAAACAGTTTGATAAAACACTATATGGTGAGCTGAAACGTTTATACGTGAAGCCGGCTTATCGTGGCAAAGGGCTATCTAAACGCATTATGCAAACGTTACTTCATTATGCTGGAGAAGCTCAAATACCGCTTATGCGTCTTGAAACGGGTAGTAAACAAGCTGAGGCGATTAGCTTGTACGAAAGTTTGGGTTTTAAGCGCTGTGAACGTTTTGGTCTGTACCGAGACAATCCATTAAGTGTATTTATGGAGCTCCCGCTTAATAAAGTGTAAGTCGTATTAGGCAATTATTTGTAAGCATCTGTAATAGCGATATTTTATTTTTTGCAGTAATTTCCACCCCTGTGTTCTATCTTTATTATGATTATTCTGTTTTAAGTAAGGAGACTCTTGACGATGAAAGTACTTGTTGTTGATGATATGGCCGCTATGCGACATGTGATGATGAACATGTTAAGGCATGTGGGGTTCGAACACTTAGATGAAGCTGTCGATGGTTTTCAAGCACTTAGTATGCTTAAGAATACTTCTTATGATCTGGTGATCACAGATCTTAACATGCCTAAAATGGACGGGCAGCAGTTACTTAAGTCGATCCGAAATGATCAAAAATTAAAAGACACGCCTGTGATAATGGTAACTTGCGAAAGTGATAAACAAAAAGTGCAGCAGGCTTTATTAGAAAAAGTCAGTGGCTTTATTTTGAAACCTTTCAACTTACAAACTCTTGAAAAGCAGCTATCAAGGCTAAGAGAAGCGGTTTAAAAAATATAAAGAGGTATCACTTTTAAAAGCGATACCCTGTGTTTTGTGCAATAATTTTATAAGGCTTTACTGATTATCTCCATTGCAGCATTCGTTTGAAAAATATTATGACCGCCTTCGATAATCTTCATTTCTACATTTTTTCCATGCTTCTTTAATTCCCTGTAATACTGTTTGGTCAAATATGGCTTAGTTACATCATCCATTTTTGCAACCAGTAAGCTGATCTTGGTTTTATCTGAGACGTTTGCTGCTAGCTCAATAGGAGAAGAGATTGGCAAGTCACCCCTGAAAGGTTCATATTCGTTGCGCAGTAGCATGTCTTTTCGCCATGCATTAATATCACAAGGGCATGAAATGGCAATCGCATGATTAATTAAGTTTGGATAAAGCCCAATTATTCGCGTTGTTATTGCTGCGCCACCGGAATGTCCAATTAAGACTACTTTTCCTGCTTTATGAATATGTTTTAAGGACTTAATCGCGTCAGTGATTTGCTTTACTCTAACGTCATCATAATTGTCACCTACCGTTAAGCCCATTTCTCCATCTGACTTTCTTCCAAAATCATCTTTGTAGCCAGGTCGTAGCATGCCGACTGCAATCACATTGTCATTACTCTCAACAATTTTTTGAGCAACACGGTTTTGAACAAAAGGTCGAATAAATGCACTGTCGCCATGAAGGGCAATGACTAGAGTTGGGTTATCTGAATTTTCTTGACTCTTATAAGTTTCAATCTTGGTACATAGCTCACCAACCAAAACTTCACGATCAATGTTACTACATGCTGATTTTGCGAGCGCTTTTTGAGTAGGTAACAGGCTAAATAATATACCTGTGATAAAAAAGATATATTTCATAATTACTCCTTATAACTTTAAAGCGTTACTAACAGTGTTTAGAACAATGTCGTTATTGAAAATGTAATGGTTGCCATCAATAAGTTGCAGGGATACCTGCTTGCCATGTTGTTTAAGAGAATCATAGTATTCTCGAGAATAACGAGGGCCTGTGCGCTCATCATCTTTACCAACAATTAAAGAAATTGTGGTTTTATCTGAAACTTGCTTAGCCAACTCCATGGGAGTTTTAGTTTTTAAATCATCTTTTAAGACATCTAACTTCAACCTTTCATAAAGCGTTGCTCGCCAAGCATTTATATTGCAATTACAAGATGCCAGTACTGCACTGTCTACTAAGTTTGGATATATGCCCAAGAGTCTTCCTAGAATTGTTGCACCGCCATAATGGCCAAGTACCACAACTTTGCTAGCATTATGTTGCTGTTTTAAAGCTTGGATTGCTAAAGCAATCTGTTTAATGGTTTCATCATCATAATTGTCACCAACAGTGTCTCCAAGACGTCCATCAGATGTTCTTCCCCAATCATCGGTATAACCAGGTCTTAACATGCCAACAGCAACAACATTTTTTTGTTGAGATGCGAGTTTTTGTGCAATTCGATACTGCTCGGCTGGCTGATAATTATGTGCGTCACCATGGAGAATAATGGCCAATGCAGGGGAAGACGTTAATTGTGTACTTTTATAAGTTTCGATTTTTGTGCATTGGTTATTGGACCAAACTTCATTTTCAATATCTATACATGTTTGTTTTGCGAAAGTGCTAAGTGATGTCATCAATGAAGTAACAATCAGGGAGGTCAAGATTGGTTTCACAGCGGTGCTCCTTACACGCATGATTCAGTGAACGTATATCTGAAGCAAATATTACAAGGAGCATGTATGTTATTCGAGCAAACAGTTGTAAGTTTTTATGACTATTAAAGCTTTTACAATAATTTGTAAGAGCTTATAAATAAAAAATCCGGTATTGGGACATACCGGATTTTACAAAGGATAAATAGGTGATTAGCAGTGTTAAAGCTTAGTCACACCCATATTATGTAATGTGAACCCAAAGATATCGGCGTATTGGTCGATGATCTTGCTCGTAGGTGTACCTGCACCGTGACCTGCATTCGTTTCAATACGAATAAGCGTCGGGTTAGAACCCGTTTGCTTGTCTTGCAGTTCTGCTACAAACTTGTAAGAGTGAGCAGGTACAACACGGTCATCATGATCGCCTGTTGTTACAAGTGTCGCAGGGTACTGCACACCCGCTTTAACATTATGCACTGGCGAGTAGTTTTTAAGGTACTTGAACATTTCTTTGCTTTGATCTGCTGTGCCGTAGTCATAGGCCCAACCTGCACCTGCTGTGAAAGTGTGATATCTCAGCATATCAAGTACACCAACTGCTGGCAGTGCAACTTTAAATAGCTCTGGACGCTGCGTCATGACAGCACCGACTAATAGGCCACCATTAGAACCGCCATTCAGAGCAAGCTTCTTACTTGACGTATAGTCTTTGTCGATTAGGTATTCAGCTGCGGCAATAAAGTCATCAAATACATTTTGCTTCTGAAGCTGCGTACCTGCTTTGTGCCAGTTTTTACCATATTCACCACCACCACGAATATTTGCTACCGCGTAAACACCACCCATTTTTAACCATGCAGCACGAGAAGAGCTGAATGAAGGCGTAAGACTGACGTTAAAACCACCGTAACCATACAGAATCGTTGGGTTTGAACCATCAAGTTCTAAGCCTTTCTTGTAAGTGATGATCATAGGCACTTTAGTGCCGTCTTTTGAGGTGTAGAATACTTGTTTTGATTCGTAGTTATCTGGGTCAAAGTTAATTTCAGGTTTTTGATAAACTTCAGATTTACCTGATTTGATATCTAACTTATAAGACGTGGTTGGTGTTTTGTAGTTACTGAAAGCATAGTATAAAACTTCGTCATCTTTCTCACCACCAAAGCCGTAAGCTGTGCCCACACCAGGTAGTTCAATCGTACGAACTAAATTACCTTTTTTATCAAATTGCTTTACTTTAGATACGGCATCAACCATGTATCTTGCAAAGATAAAGCCACCCCCCATACTCGGGCTTAGTACATTTTCAGTTTCTGAAATAAGGTCTTGCCAGTTAGCTGGTGTAGGGTTGCTTGCATCAACAGTAACAATACGCTTATTCGGTGCGTTGAGGTTCGTTACTAAGGTTAATTTACTGCCTTCGCTATCCATCACATATGTGTCTGAATTGGTGTGATCAAGGATAGTAACTAGCTTACTGTTTGGCTTAGTTAAGTCTTTGATGAATAACTTGTTGCCTGAAGTTGAAACGCTGGCAGAAATAATAAGATAATGTTTATCTTTGGTAACGCTCGCGCCAACATAACGATGTTTTTCGCTTGCTGTTGCGCCATAAATCACTTTATCGGCTGACTGAGGCGTATTTAGTTGGTGGTAATATACTTTGTGCTGATCAGTTTTTGCTGATAACTCACTGCCTTTTGGTTTGTCGTAGCTTGAGTAATAAAAACCTTCATTACCGTACCAAGAAATGCCACTGAATTTCACATCTACTAAAGTTTCACCAATTTGTTTTTTAGTTTCAGTGTCTAATACAATGACCTTACGCCAGTCACTACCACCTTCTGAAATTTGGTAAGCAACCAGTGAACCGTCTTCAGTAAAGCTAATGCCTGCTAGAGAAGTTGTTCCATCTTCACTGAAAGTATTTGGATCTAAAAATACTTCAGGCTCGCCCTCTTCAAGTTGGCGATAAAGAACATATTGATTTTGTAGACCATCATTTTTATAGAAATAAGTATATTTGCCTTTTTTAAATGGTGTGCCGATTTTTTCGAAATCCATTAACTCGGTTAAGGTTTCTTTAATTTGATCGCGATAAGGGATATTCGCTAGGTAATCAAACGTTGTGTTATTTTGCGCTTTTACCCACTCAGCCGTTTCTGCACTCATATCATCTTCTAACCAACGGTATGGATCAGCAATTTGTTGACCGAAATAAGTATCTACCACGTTATCTTTACGTGTATCAGGGTAAGAAACTTGCGTTTTATTTTGTATTGCCACGTTTGAATCAACTTGTTCGTTTGAGCTATTACAGCCTGTCAGTGCGATTGCCACAGACAGTGCTAGTGCTTGCTTTAGCATAGTGTATCCCTTGTTCGTTTTATAATTCATTTCGATATTTAATATTTTCTGCAAAATTCATCTATTTTTATGGGAGAGCAAATAGTTGGTTTTTGCTATTTTTGACTGTAACTCAACGCTGAAACGCTAGTTTTTTGCGTAAAAAACCGTTTCTCAAATATTGCTTTGAATTAAATTAAAATAAAAAAATCGAAGTTTTCACCATTGCCAACCTAGTAACCACATAAAAAA
The sequence above is drawn from the Pseudoalteromonas phenolica genome and encodes:
- a CDS encoding alpha/beta hydrolase family protein, giving the protein MKYIFFITGILFSLLPTQKALAKSACSNIDREVLVGELCTKIETYKSQENSDNPTLVIALHGDSAFIRPFVQNRVAQKIVESNDNVIAVGMLRPGYKDDFGRKSDGEMGLTVGDNYDDVRVKQITDAIKSLKHIHKAGKVVLIGHSGGAAITTRIIGLYPNLINHAIAISCPCDINAWRKDMLLRNEYEPFRGDLPISSPIELAANVSDKTKISLLVAKMDDVTKPYLTKQYYRELKKHGKNVEMKIIEGGHNIFQTNAAMEIISKAL
- a CDS encoding alpha/beta hydrolase is translated as MKPILTSLIVTSLMTSLSTFAKQTCIDIENEVWSNNQCTKIETYKSTQLTSSPALAIILHGDAHNYQPAEQYRIAQKLASQQKNVVAVGMLRPGYTDDWGRTSDGRLGDTVGDNYDDETIKQIALAIQALKQQHNASKVVVLGHYGGATILGRLLGIYPNLVDSAVLASCNCNINAWRATLYERLKLDVLKDDLKTKTPMELAKQVSDKTTISLIVGKDDERTGPRYSREYYDSLKQHGKQVSLQLIDGNHYIFNNDIVLNTVSNALKL
- a CDS encoding GNAT family N-acetyltransferase; the encoded protein is MQLVDLNPEDPNAIELFAEIDRLMNTLYPIASDQSLDLSELRQPNVRAIGLQNEDGIVACGAIVKQFDKTLYGELKRLYVKPAYRGKGLSKRIMQTLLHYAGEAQIPLMRLETGSKQAEAISLYESLGFKRCERFGLYRDNPLSVFMELPLNKV
- a CDS encoding DUF3019 domain-containing protein, which encodes MSFRRPFFFIVVSCLYISYSNAQTSPAQIKQHAFSLVIKPITCVVKSLGEECQMRANVIWQSPVSQNICLFQDKLQLKCWAKQNQVSELIDVTLDKTMVFSLRDSKQRTLVEQTIKVHALSSRKYRRKLKSDWSLF
- the nhaR gene encoding transcriptional activator NhaR, translated to MITNINYNHLYYFWQVSRHGSIAAASKVLHLTPQTVSAQITSLEHRLGKPLFLREGRGLRLTEFGQVTKQYADDMFAIAEEWLETTQGDMSNVSKTLRVGISDSLPKSLVSKWLAPLIENERISNLHCIDGQQAELLAQMATHKLDLVLADKPLDSSLPFKAFCHEIGKSQLGFFGKASLQSSVQTQFPNLLSELPVILPAKTSPVTNAIKFWLEDLELEVSVAGHVDDSALMKALGEQGFGIFPAPLSIKQEIEKALDVTYLGSIENVYQHYYAFTPDRLIKDSIYSEFVKNAQSC
- a CDS encoding ATP-binding protein, giving the protein MVRLLISLYLVVITSIVVINQASDYVWQNWVTHAPDELRHAKQVAHVMQAHITTPEQLQASYQGLDIDSIAWLDEQRTQLLNGEVLTTYNAQGQALLSFLLLDNYTLVQLGPFLPSEPASNKLYLFKFISFLVLGLLLIVWLRPLWLDLMQFKRVTEQLAQGNLNVERKTSRFSAISDLTEQFHIMAQKVANLMTDQKQLVNAVSHELRTPLARLKFALAMLQSTQPEQVSGMQQDVQEMESLIDEMLSYARLEIAGEQLSCEEFNLSELLLAQLDKLQGLSGKEITTSISSGVLVNANAHYLARVLQNLLQNADKYGSNRIDVSLIEVEQHIFIKIDDDGEGIAEDQYETVFMPFVRLEKSRNKHLGGYGLGLAIVKKIVSWHKGQCVVAKSKLGGASFEITLPK
- a CDS encoding class I SAM-dependent methyltransferase gives rise to the protein MQSSALSFLDSHLASISPLPNEVRRLFHGRGKAFEGLEQLTIDWLDGQILISIFKEVNEDFLSVLKQHIASWLQIDAWKTQVKSVLLQYRFRMNSPIEVIFGELTERQNVVENKLKFQLDLGQKQNNGLFLDMRYGRKWVLENSQNKRVLNLFSYTCGFSVAAVAGGAQSVVNLDMAKAALSKGRVNHQLNEHDLRQVRFLGYDLFKSWGKVKKFGPYDLIIIDPPSFQKGSFALTKDYKKILRRLHELLSEDGQVLACVNDPDLSSQFLIDEMAEHAPSMRYLRRLENPPEFIDSDPEASLKSLLFVFDGNPGDVEVLS
- a CDS encoding response regulator, which translates into the protein MKVLVVDDMAAMRHVMMNMLRHVGFEHLDEAVDGFQALSMLKNTSYDLVITDLNMPKMDGQQLLKSIRNDQKLKDTPVIMVTCESDKQKVQQALLEKVSGFILKPFNLQTLEKQLSRLREAV
- a CDS encoding response regulator, whose amino-acid sequence is MSKVILVEDDERLATLTAQFLKGNGFEVEVINDGADAVEKIIVVQPDIVILDIMLPNQDGFSICRAIKNEYLGPVLFLSAKDSDFDQVKGLEIGADDYVIKPVEPFVLLARLNALLRRCQNKPQNLDSLTLGKLNIDKADRRVYLDSKEIELTSYEFDLLWALASNAGETQSREFIYKHVVGREYDGLDRSVDVRISRLRKKLGDNLEQPFRLITVWGKGYLCSKSAWD
- the arfB gene encoding alternative ribosome rescue aminoacyl-tRNA hydrolase ArfB is translated as MLTLSNNVEIPAWQLEFSAIRAQGAGGQNVNKVSTAIHLKFDIKRSSLPQFYKERLLALKDSRITKEGVIVIKAQSHRSQEMNKEESLERLKALILNAIKVQKARRDTKPTRSSQRKRVDSKVKKGQTKQLRKRVDY